In Sphingobacterium thalpophilum, a genomic segment contains:
- a CDS encoding BamA/TamA family outer membrane protein — MHQLLRFNDFFRHAFLGILLILIPTLLPAQTDAKTDSLAQYKHQRDSALASQYDISDLIGRIIHPKRKKEHASKRSPITLMPNIAYNPTIGGQIGIKAVAGKVLGDPKTTTMSIAATSASITTKNIMVFYISHNIFTPNNKLNFQGAFALVKMVALDAGLGMTPHGKWNNADEEILANPDHKKYGAKYNAFTFNEKVYKRIADGLFVGAGLAFDLRRKITSSGPNGNITPNTIYTEKHGFEPDSYNSNGLLLNMQYMTRDNPNRPYKGIYSDIGVRWNTTLLGSSKSAVQLTTDFRKYFSLSQSDPAHVLAFWYWGSYKLGGTLPYFDLPGTGRDVAVRSGRGYTIGYFKGISFGYAETEYRFPILKNRFLSGAAFFNLQTASDELGTKLFERWQPGGGAGLRVLFNKATRTNLCLDYAFGKYGSRGFFLGLNEAF, encoded by the coding sequence ATGCATCAACTTTTACGTTTTAACGATTTCTTCCGACATGCTTTTTTAGGAATACTTTTAATTTTAATCCCTACGCTGCTCCCTGCCCAAACCGATGCAAAAACAGACTCTCTTGCACAGTACAAACATCAGCGTGACTCGGCCTTGGCCAGTCAATACGATATATCGGATCTAATCGGAAGAATAATCCATCCCAAACGAAAAAAGGAACATGCGAGTAAACGCTCTCCCATCACCTTAATGCCCAACATTGCCTACAACCCAACCATTGGTGGTCAGATCGGAATCAAGGCTGTCGCGGGGAAAGTATTGGGTGACCCCAAAACAACGACCATGTCGATCGCAGCGACATCCGCCTCAATCACCACAAAAAACATCATGGTCTTCTATATCAGTCATAATATCTTTACCCCCAACAATAAACTAAATTTTCAGGGCGCTTTTGCACTTGTCAAAATGGTCGCTTTAGATGCGGGTTTGGGCATGACTCCCCATGGAAAATGGAACAATGCCGATGAAGAGATCCTTGCCAACCCCGACCATAAGAAATACGGAGCAAAATATAACGCGTTTACATTTAATGAAAAAGTCTATAAACGTATCGCCGACGGACTATTTGTTGGAGCCGGATTGGCGTTTGACTTACGACGAAAAATAACCAGCAGCGGCCCCAATGGCAACATTACGCCCAATACCATCTACACCGAAAAACATGGCTTCGAGCCCGACAGTTATAATTCCAATGGACTATTGCTCAATATGCAATATATGACAAGAGACAATCCCAATAGGCCTTACAAAGGAATCTATTCGGATATCGGTGTACGATGGAACACAACGCTGTTGGGCAGTAGCAAAAGTGCTGTACAGCTTACCACCGACTTTCGAAAATACTTTAGTCTATCTCAGTCCGACCCCGCTCATGTACTTGCCTTCTGGTATTGGGGCTCCTATAAACTTGGTGGTACACTTCCCTATTTTGATCTCCCAGGAACGGGAAGAGACGTAGCCGTCAGAAGTGGACGGGGTTATACCATTGGTTATTTCAAAGGAATTTCTTTCGGTTATGCCGAAACAGAATACCGCTTCCCAATTTTAAAGAATCGCTTTTTGAGCGGAGCTGCTTTTTTTAACCTACAGACTGCCAGCGACGAACTGGGCACCAAACTTTTTGAAAGATGGCAACCTGGGGGTGGTGCCGGATTACGGGTACTCTTTAACAAAGCAACACGCACAAATCTATGTCTGGACTATGCCTTTGGAAAATATGGTTCCCGTGGTTTCTTTTTAGGGCTGAATGAAGCCTTCTAA